Proteins encoded by one window of Bauldia sp.:
- a CDS encoding DUF4342 domain-containing protein has translation MGDQGKRTWTEEIEVNGAQLMERIRELIAEGKVRRLRIMAADGSLILEIPLVVGAIAGSAVALGAPLLAVLGAFAALVARAKIEIVREDAGTP, from the coding sequence ATGGGCGATCAGGGCAAGAGGACGTGGACCGAAGAAATCGAGGTCAACGGCGCGCAGCTCATGGAGCGAATCAGGGAGCTGATTGCCGAGGGGAAGGTGCGGCGGCTCAGGATAATGGCGGCCGACGGGTCACTGATCCTCGAGATTCCGCTGGTGGTCGGGGCCATCGCCGGTAGCGCGGTGGCGCTCGGTGCGCCGCTTCTGGCGGTGCTCGGCGCGTTCGCCGCGCTGGTGGCGCGGGCGAAGATCGAGATCGTGCGCGAGGACGCGGGCACGCCGTGA